In Denitratisoma sp. DHT3, one DNA window encodes the following:
- a CDS encoding sulfotransferase family protein, with amino-acid sequence MTSAQSTFDYSKVPDVELTEAAVLAAAREATGLSDFGDEADWKEGLTLFLKGLNEEARLNKTGRIIAFGEILRHLTNRLRVTDDIKRHPEILDVKIVKPIFVMGLPRTGSTFLHDLMAQDPDNRVPMTWECNYMSPPPEAATYETDPRIADCEAHLARTAGQLIPEYQAIHEMGAQLAQECLMLNAFDFKTQIFANQFWTPTYQRWVENDSNLSVYRTHKRQLQYMQWKTPRARWVLKSTGYFWGLDAIMSVYPDARIIMTHRDPIKLTSSFFSNVSMTYSMGSDSIKDTEIGEFWGETWEKAMRRFVEFRRSGKAVNAFDMQFSEFVKDQLAMVKRIYAHFDLPLSAATEQRMRDFIVNKPKERHGIHRYTPEQFGVNPAQERQRYGFYQDYFHVPNEG; translated from the coding sequence ATGACCAGCGCACAATCGACTTTCGACTATTCCAAAGTGCCCGACGTGGAGCTGACGGAGGCAGCCGTGCTGGCCGCCGCCCGGGAGGCGACCGGCCTGTCCGACTTCGGCGACGAGGCGGACTGGAAGGAGGGCCTCACGCTGTTCCTGAAGGGGCTGAACGAGGAGGCGCGGCTGAACAAGACGGGGCGCATCATCGCCTTCGGCGAGATTCTGCGCCACCTCACGAATCGGCTGCGGGTCACCGACGACATCAAGCGCCATCCGGAAATCCTGGACGTGAAGATCGTCAAGCCGATCTTCGTGATGGGCCTGCCCCGCACGGGTTCAACGTTTTTGCATGACCTGATGGCCCAGGACCCGGACAACCGGGTGCCGATGACCTGGGAATGCAACTACATGTCGCCGCCGCCGGAAGCGGCCACCTATGAGACGGACCCGCGCATCGCCGACTGCGAGGCCCATCTGGCGCGGACCGCCGGGCAGTTGATTCCCGAGTACCAGGCCATCCATGAAATGGGCGCCCAATTGGCCCAGGAGTGCCTGATGCTCAATGCCTTCGACTTCAAGACCCAGATCTTCGCCAACCAGTTCTGGACGCCCACCTACCAGCGCTGGGTCGAGAACGACAGCAACCTGTCGGTGTATCGCACCCACAAGCGCCAGCTCCAGTACATGCAGTGGAAGACCCCCCGGGCGCGCTGGGTGCTGAAGAGCACCGGCTATTTCTGGGGCCTGGACGCGATCATGTCGGTCTATCCGGACGCCCGGATCATCATGACCCACCGCGATCCGATCAAGCTGACCTCCTCGTTTTTCTCCAACGTCTCGATGACCTATAGCATGGGCAGCGACTCGATCAAGGATACGGAGATCGGCGAGTTCTGGGGCGAGACCTGGGAGAAGGCCATGCGCCGCTTCGTCGAGTTCAGAAGGAGTGGCAAGGCGGTGAATGCCTTCGACATGCAGTTCTCCGAATTCGTGAAGGACCAGCTGGCGATGGTCAAGCGCATTTATGCTCACTTCGATCTGCCCTTGTCGGCCGCCACCGAGCAGAGGATGCGGGACTTCATCGTCAACAAGCCCAAGGAGCGCCATGGCATCCACCGCTACACGCCGGAACAATTTGGCGTAAACCCCGCGCAGGAGCGGCAGCGCTACGGTTTCTACCAGGATTACTTCCACGTCCCCAACGAAGGTTGA
- a CDS encoding TonB-dependent receptor — MRSKEKCFSVRPIPFLVSGLMAFGMSAAHAQSAALEEVIVTAQKRSENLQDVPISVQALNTKALEKAGIISLSDIKAQVPGLTIDSYPGSSEMLYPSIRGIVPNSIQTSVPIPMAIHLDGVALTQLAGLNLAGADLERIEVLKGPQGVLAGRNATGGAINIVTARPELGRFGFKQQVTVAEHGQWLSKTVVNVPVTDDFAAKISYLHSERDNIGIKNSAPNGPKLGEKTADSWRLDLRWRASNNVMVDYGYDRSQTDSIDVPNQCLVPFMSSTLPMIAPIDPRVSSMINGCSLSKLTSLNVPFHMPKNRNIAEGHNLTVNWDVSPTLTFRSITGYRKVDTKNNCLVPPGYKHVF; from the coding sequence ATGCGCAGCAAGGAAAAGTGTTTTTCGGTTCGTCCCATCCCCTTCCTGGTGTCCGGCTTGATGGCTTTTGGCATGAGCGCGGCCCATGCCCAGAGCGCGGCGCTGGAGGAAGTCATCGTCACGGCACAGAAGCGCTCGGAGAATCTGCAGGACGTGCCGATCTCGGTGCAGGCGCTGAACACCAAGGCGCTGGAGAAGGCCGGCATCATCAGCCTGTCCGACATCAAGGCCCAGGTGCCGGGCCTGACCATCGACAGCTACCCGGGCAGCAGCGAAATGCTCTACCCGTCGATCCGCGGCATCGTACCCAACTCGATCCAGACCAGCGTGCCCATCCCGATGGCGATCCACCTCGACGGCGTGGCCCTGACCCAACTGGCCGGCCTGAACCTGGCGGGCGCCGACCTGGAGCGCATCGAAGTGCTGAAGGGACCGCAAGGCGTGCTGGCCGGGCGCAACGCCACCGGCGGCGCGATCAACATCGTCACCGCGCGGCCGGAGCTGGGCCGTTTCGGCTTCAAGCAGCAGGTCACCGTCGCCGAGCACGGCCAGTGGCTGTCCAAGACCGTGGTCAACGTGCCGGTGACCGACGATTTCGCGGCCAAGATCTCCTACCTGCACAGCGAACGTGACAACATCGGCATCAAGAACTCCGCGCCCAACGGCCCGAAACTGGGCGAGAAGACCGCCGACTCCTGGCGCCTGGACCTGCGCTGGCGGGCCTCCAACAACGTCATGGTGGACTACGGCTACGACCGCTCGCAGACCGACTCCATCGACGTGCCCAACCAGTGCCTGGTGCCGTTCATGTCGAGCACCCTGCCGATGATCGCCCCGATCGATCCGCGCGTCTCATCAATGATCAACGGTTGCAGCCTGAGCAAGCTGACTTCGCTCAACGTACCCTTCCACATGCCGAAGAACCGCAACATCGCGGAAGGCCACAACCTGACCGTCAACTGGGACGTCAGCCCGACCCTGACCTTCCGTTCCATCACCGGTTATCGCAAGGTGGACACCAAGAATAACTGTCTAGTCCCGCCTGGTTATAAACACGTTTTTTGA
- a CDS encoding DUF1214 domain-containing protein — MSNTKQKSVAAWEAFCDQLKQAGAVLVQDATPADELVQAEGLRKLVRMIRMGFEASLEYGNTDFPEVYQLVTPTTVGEGENADAHYHQAMLDGSKTYRITGRRGEAPFIEFTVYAGKIGLDSGSAVVGAMTEAELKVDPDGGYELMLSPEPQPGNWIRTTPEATVLFIRQYTHDWRKTKDATFHIERVGAKGGRPPLTVEEVGRAMSRTSVYVARSVNIWKAIVDQRRAAPPNRFFVFEEEQKQKGEEEAPEMPVGHRFSSGYFRLAEDEALVVTFKPAEVPYWGLAITNYWFEPVTYTQHSSHYNNETARYEADGSVRVVIAAKDPGVPNWIDTLGHLEGSMILRWSRTRLPVPDLQAQVVKVSTLATAP; from the coding sequence ATGAGCAATACCAAGCAGAAGAGCGTGGCGGCATGGGAGGCGTTTTGCGATCAATTGAAGCAGGCGGGCGCCGTGCTGGTGCAGGATGCGACCCCGGCGGATGAATTGGTCCAGGCCGAAGGGCTGCGCAAGCTGGTGCGCATGATCCGCATGGGTTTCGAGGCCAGCCTGGAATATGGCAATACGGATTTCCCCGAGGTCTATCAACTGGTGACGCCCACCACGGTGGGGGAGGGCGAGAACGCGGACGCCCACTACCACCAGGCGATGCTCGACGGCAGCAAGACCTATCGCATCACAGGTCGGCGCGGCGAGGCGCCTTTCATCGAGTTCACCGTCTATGCCGGCAAGATCGGCCTGGACAGCGGCAGCGCCGTGGTCGGCGCGATGACCGAGGCCGAGCTGAAGGTCGATCCGGATGGCGGCTATGAGCTGATGCTGTCCCCCGAGCCCCAGCCGGGCAACTGGATTCGCACCACGCCGGAAGCCACGGTGCTTTTCATCCGCCAATACACCCACGACTGGCGCAAGACGAAGGACGCGACCTTCCACATCGAGCGGGTCGGCGCCAAGGGCGGCCGCCCGCCGCTCACGGTGGAGGAGGTCGGCCGGGCGATGAGCCGCACCTCGGTCTATGTGGCGCGTTCGGTCAACATCTGGAAGGCCATCGTCGATCAACGCCGCGCCGCGCCGCCAAACCGTTTCTTCGTTTTCGAGGAAGAGCAGAAACAGAAGGGCGAGGAAGAAGCTCCCGAGATGCCGGTCGGCCACCGTTTCTCCTCGGGATATTTCCGCCTCGCGGAGGACGAGGCCCTGGTCGTGACCTTCAAGCCCGCGGAGGTTCCCTATTGGGGGCTGGCGATCACCAACTACTGGTTCGAACCTGTGACGTATACGCAACACAGCTCCCACTACAACAACGAGACGGCGCGGTATGAAGCGGATGGGAGTGTTAGAGTCGTCATCGCTGCGAAGGATCCCGGCGTCCCCAACTGGATCGATACCCTGGGGCATCTCGAAGGATCGATGATTCTTCGCTGGTCGAGAACCCGACTGCCGGTGCCGGACCTCCAGGCCCAGGTGGTCAAGGTCTCCACGCTGGCGACAGCACCCTGA